The DNA window GAACCTTATGCTGCAGCAAATTAATAATTGTGATTCTGCTATGCTAATGACTCTGCTATGCTAATGACTtcacaatgatatatgagagtgATTCAATACATATAATTACTTCTTTGATTGTAATCTCTTCTATTATGACATGAGAAAGACTTTCAATGTTTTTCAATTTGTGTGTATGTGACTTATATACCAAACTTTGATCAATTATggtttataatttataagttcTTTATTGTGTCTTTTTGAACATTATTtgaatatacatatataatttgttttcattcttaaagTTAGATATTGGATTATAACAAAGTGTAATTTATAGGATTCCTTATTGCATCtcttaaaacataaataaaaaagagaattACACTATAACTTAAGTTATTTTCTTTTGAAACAGTGTCTCTATTAATTAGTAATGGTTTTGCTTTATAGAAAATTTGTTGCACATGTGTGTACTCACTTTTATTATTTCATCTcaattaaactaattttaaatttaagggTGTTGTATTAACCATATGATATATAATAAAGAAGTTAATAATCTCCACGCTTAAGTTCAAAAGCACCGTAACTTTCATGGGCTTAAAAATCAGCATCACAAGGGCTAAGTAACATGAAGTAGAGATGCAATGCTTGACACTAACAAATGAACTCATACAACCATTGGTTATTTATAatcttaaaatgtaaaaaatagatGAAAAAGAGCATGTGTTAGATATAAATAAGAACTTATAAACCTGTGATGAAATATAagtcaatattttaattttttattataaattaagtaAAAGATAGTAATGAATAAATTAAGGATTACtttcatattaatattaattaaaaacacTAAAAATGTAGAAACTTTTACATTTAAAAAACTCTCTACTACGCTAGATTTCCTAGGTTCTGATTTGACTgttttttggaaaaaatacacTATGATCAACTCATCTTTAAATGCCAAGCCAATTTTGCACAAGGTATATTTATATGATGTACCATACTCGTGAGAATTGTGGTATTACTATTTAGTGAAAATCAGCACTTTTAAtccatatttaatttttatttcagaGTAATGAATACAATGAGTGTGAGACCCGATAATTCGTGCATTTTAGTTAGCTTAAATATTAATTATCGAGCAATTACTAACAATCATTTTCTTTTCTATTACACTAATGTTTGTATgtattttacaaatattttatttttatttgagaaaatttTAGACATAAGTGTAAAAAAATATCATTTCCAAATCATAATTTATAGTTTCTCATTTGTAATTTGTAATGCAACTCCTGTGAATTTTATTACTAAATTTATCAATTTATTAGTATTCTAAGAAAACAATGATCGATATTCATAAATTTTAGTaacttttataaattttatcattGAAACTTACTATTTTTACAGGTCACTATTACCataatatcttttttattttaatcaacataaATATAATCTTAttagtgatatttataaatatttatagttataagATATATTAGATTTAACGTGTTGGTGatttactaaatatttattttaaatatttataattattagtgaTATTATAATAAAAGGTATATATCAACAATAACCAAGTCTTATCGAATGATTTAAGCAGCGTTTTAAAAACTGGACCGGATATCAAACTGGTGAGGGTACcaggtcactggtttattggtcgaaccactggatCACTGgttgaaccgcatgactaaaccgagttaaaccggataactcggttgaatagaccggtcgttataacaaaattatatagttataaaacctgtcgaaccggatgattcagtctctacaaaatataaccagcacttaaatttttaaaaaatatcatatcacaagtttataatttaaattcaaattttaaacatatgtatcacacataataaaatagtacaaaattacaatgtataattgcaaacaaagtttaatcgcaacataatataattgaataatttgtaacaaaataatttcattgtctactaaatttaatttcaagaaaagaaaaattatttcaatgttggAATCTTCTTTTTCAATAGCAAAATCATCGATAACAAAATCAACCGTACCtgcaatattttttattattttttatttttatttttattttatttcttttatttttcattttaattttcaataaaataatcaaaatgatgttgttttagttttttaaaataaaaaaatgaaaaaatgcatttaaaccgccggttttcccaGTTTTTCCagtttacaccggttttgaccggttcacaccggttcaatgacatttctgatccagctattgaaccagatcagttacctggccggttcccaaTTCGATCGGTCCGACCGGccgtccggtttttaaaacactggatcTAAGAAAGAAATAAATTTACCAGTGCGGGAGTGTGAGTCATGGATTCATATATAAACACTCTTCACTATTTAATTTGTGGTTCATATACAAACATTCATCATAAATTTATACTTCTTCTATTGCATTACTAATACACTATTCACTTTAAGAACGGTcttacccgtgcgaatgcacgggtcatCTACTAGTTAATATTTATTGAATCACacacatcaataaaaaaaattaatgtccaCTTGAAAAGTTGGAAAAGGTTAATTAAGCAAGCGGTGATTCTCCATGGCTACCATATTCAATCTTAATTTCATTTAGAAAAAGAATATTAAGGAAATGGTATAAGTGTTtggtttattaaaaaaattattttactgtcTCATATTTATCATGTTTATCATGTTTCTTGTTCTAgaaaattcaagttgagaataattgtttttatctgtattttttttttttttttgacagcagGGTCAATGTCAAAATATAAAACGTATATGGTAGCAGAAAAAGAGACCAACAATCCAAGCCTAACACCAGGATGATTTTATAGCAGTTTTTTCCAATTCTTGATAAAAAACAAAAGCAACTTTTCTGCAGTTGGCATGTATATTATAGTATATATTAGAGTAGATGATAGATAATGTAATACTAGCTTATCACACTACTTAAATATGCAAGTTACCTAACGTAGGATTTTAATTTCTCATGTGATGTTTAGATGTGTCTACAACAATACTTTAAATGTTGGGTAGCAttgttatataaatttaattttttatgtatcTGACTTCCTACGTAACTTAATGTTGGAGAAAAGATTGACTCTGATTAGTTTCATTTGGAATACAATTGGTCTTATCTCTATCCAATCTGCTTTTATGATAAAATGACACTATTATGCAAAACATGCAAAATGGTACGTAAAGTTAAATAAAGTGTATGCTAGCCTTCATCTTTTTGTACTTTGTATGAATTGaactttttcaaataaattagtgttatattattttataagttaTAAGGTTTTGTTATGGtaatatataaaatgaaaataggTACcattcactagtacaaaaatgttaatttacacccgttttttattacaTTTACACCCATTatctttaataaaaatcgggtgtatatccacagggtgagaaatgtccaACGCATTTACACCCGTTTATTTTAAcgaaaatcgggtgtaattgggcgtaattacgtttttaattacaccctgttttgataaaaatcgggtgtaattgggcgtaattacgtttttaattacaccctgttttaataaaaatcgggtgtaattgggcgtaattacgttttagtTATACCCTGTTtcaataaaaatcgggtgtaattgagcgtaattatgttttaattacaccctgttttaataaaaatcgggtgtaattgagcgtaattacgttttaattacactctgttttaataaaaattgggtgtaaatacgttcttaattacaccctattttaataaaaatcgggtgtaaatatgccatttatgaatgaacaattatattatatttaaatctatttacaccctatttcatatataccatttagttatatttcattttcagtcataatattgcaaatactataaaatcatacacataaaatcatattttaactaagtcaaaatatttttaatattaagcaaaaagtatacaaaatcatgtgcagtcataatatttcaagtactataaaatcatacacataaaaatcatattttaaataagtcataacactttcttcatatataagttttcttcttctttggtttTGATTGGCGATAACAAACTCAATGACAGCTAGACATGTTCCACTTCCTCTTTCGAACACAGGAAGTGCTAGAAGAGAACCATATTGCTGCTGCTGTTGCTGATGTCGCGGATACTCGTGGCTTCTAAAGAATTGAACATGAACATTCATGTTTGGATTCACAAAAATCGGAACAAATGAACTGGAATCCTGCTACAGATAAAGAATTGCTGATCTCCTCCTTAGAACAGGCACCCATATGTGAATAAGAACGTTGTTGGAAGAGTTCTTTGTGTACTCTTTTAAGTAACCAACATCAACTACTAATCTCTCTTTCACCGAAGTCGATGGACCTTGACTCGCCCTCGACCCGATCCACCATCTCTTCCCAACAACAAAACCACTTTCCTGATCAACTTGATGATGATTAAAATGGTCACCTTCTCCCATTCCAATGGGAATATTATTGGCCATGTAGTGTTGTTGCTGCGTCGATGCAGTTTGCTGCATAGCCATCATATTATTCTCACTAGCTTCAATCCAGCAACCTTCTCCTAAGAGCTCCTCAATTATATCTCCTTGATCTCCTCCAACCATAGTCCCAAATACACCGCCGACGTCCACTATCCCACCACCGTATTCCATCCTAGCTAGCTTCTTTCTCAGATCCTGTAATAGTtattatacatacatatatatgagTGATCAAAGTATAAGAGAAGATATCATGtcatatatatactatatattagAAGGTGACAGAAGATGAAGAGTCAAATACATTATTAAGTAGTTGAGAACACGTACGTAGCTAACTAAAAACTAGCCAGCAGCAAGAGAAGAAAAGTGAAGAGTAGTTTTTTGTAGCTAACAGAAGAATTATGGAGCCTCAAGTTCAACCGCGCATCCTAAATGCTCAACTTCAACCGCACAACCTGCTGCTCAACCTGAATGCTCTACTTCAACTGCTCAACCTGGATGGTCTACATCAGCAGCACAATCTGAAGCTCAGCCTGAATGCTCAACATCAACAACACGACACTATGCTCAGTCTGGATGCTCAAAAGCAACTGCGCAACCTGATGCCCAGCTTGAATGCTCAACTTCAACTGCTCAACCTGGAGGTTCAATATCAACCGCGCAACTTGAAGCTTAACCCAGACGCTCAAGTTCAACATCTAACGATGAGATTAAACCCTTTATTTAATGATGAAAAGATTGTATAGAAAGAGTTTTTGAATAAGTGTTTGTGAGTTACATAGctttattttgttttgctttttgGACATTACCTCTGCTCAACTATCTCCAAATTTCTATGCAACAACTTGTCCCAAAGCCCTCTCTATCATAAATTCTGCAGTGTGTAGCGCTGTTGCGAAAGAGCATCACATGGGCGCTTCGTTGCTCCGTCTTCATTTCCATGATTGCTTTGTCAATGTACGTCCTAAATTTATTCatgcatgaaaatgcatgtgAGTGTGACTTATGTATATTGTAGAAAAAAATATAATCTTTATTATGATGGTTTTATTACTTACAGGGATGTGATGCATCCATCATGTTGGATGACACTTCGATCTTCACCGGCGAAAAGTGGGGGAGTGCGAATGTGAAATCGCTGAGAGGTTTTGATGTGATTGGCAGTATTAAAACACAGTTGGAGACTGCTTGTCCTGGAATGCATCAACATTTTCATCAGTAGGGACAAAATCTACCCATTCTTCATTCAAATTGTTATGTTCATTTCCTGTCCCTTGATATACATGTGAAGATGCCAAATTTTCAGAATCAAGATCAACATCAAGCCGCCCCtgatcaaaaaaatcaaaaccatTGGATGTCTCCTGAGAAAATATCTAAAATATCATTGAACTAAAAATCATCCTTATAAACAAATTCTCTAGTCTATTTTACAAAGCTAATGCTTATATTAAATCACAAGtataataaacaattaaaaacgaAAAGACTAAGAAAACTTATCGTAGAATCAAGCTATAATCGTGACTATTATGCCTCTTGTTTCATAAGCATGATCCTGAACAGAATATTATGGCAAAAGTTATCATCTTAAGTTATCCCATATCATAACAACAACTATGATAGCAATTTGCAAATATGTGTCAATATCAAAACAGTCTAAGAAAAAATCTATGGTGCAGTTTTGGTTTAACACCAATAGAGGGATGATACTATATGTCACCACTTGTGATATCCTCATAAGTCTTAGGTTTAAGCTCACAACAACAAACATGAGTTATCAGAAAGTAGAGGAGATCAAACTTACCATCCCCATACTGCGTGTAGGCAAATTCTTCAACTTTGCCAAATGATTCCAACTTTTCCCTGTGATCACATCACTCACTGAACCAGCATATCGATCGTGAGCAACTAGTTTTATAACGCATACATCGCAGTTTGCAACTGatgaataaacaaataaattatcGAGAGTCTGATTATACTGTTGGAATTAGATTCCTCTTTCGGATAGAAAGCAATTAGTGATTTAAACCCAGCAGATTCTCCTGTTCCTATTTTCCACTCTGATCCAAACCAGTAATACAAAAAAACAATcaataactaatttaatttaagtcTCTAAAATAAACTTGAAGATATCTATAATTTCTTCCAAACTTGCAGTTCAATTCAATTCACCTTGAGGAATCTCTATCTTGAACTTGTTCTCATCATCGGTGTAAACACTAAATTCCTCAGACACATCTATGACgcaagaaagaaaaacaaaataccatGATACTCCTTGTTCGAAACCGCCTGCAAATTTCAAGTGGAAGCTGAATGAATTTCATGGCAAACAAAAGATACTACTTCAATCAACTATACTGGATAATTGAATAAACTATATGCCAGAATGAATGTCTTTGAACATCAAAACCTTTGCTCTCTCAAATATCTGAAtatgtaaataaaaaaagaagttaACCTTCTGAATTTTGGAAGCATACTTGTCTGTTTCTTCATCTCCATACTGCATGTAGTCAACAAGAAAAGAATCATTACTAATCCACATTTAGCTCTAAACTGAAACATCAAACACACACATAGACTCTATAATATATCTAACAGTACCTGTCCTGTTACTGTATACAGTCTGTTATACTAGCCATTTGTTAACATTCCAATAGCTGAATATAGATGTTTGCGACTCTCGCCAGGACTTTGCAGCGTATACTCAATGAAGTAAAATCCTGAACCATTTTTTTAGTCAAATTATAGCACTCAGAACTTCAAAATTCGCACATAATTTCAGTTTTACGAAGTATCTGTCTCATTAAGCATATATGTATTACCATATTTTCTTTCCCTTACAGTTACAGCCTTATTAAATGTAATGTAATGCAGCAGCTTTCGATGAAATTTTAAGCGTAAAAGTAAGCACCTTTAGATGATTTACAGTCTATGAGTTTAGCAGCCACACCAGGTGGTTTTTTCCAGCTTCTGTCCAATCCACTAACCtgttatttattcattttaacgAAATAGTGGAAAAATTAAGCATCAGCTAAATTCAAAAGAGACAACCAGTATACAATAGTTTTGAATCTGATCAAGAAATAACACCAGAGTGTCAGCAAATTCTTCAACTTTGCCAAACGATTCCATCTTAGTGAAATCCGGTCCTACTCCTGTGATCACAACGCTCACTGAAGCAACATATCGATCATTAGTAACTAGTTTTATAACGCATACATTGCAGTTTGCAACTGATGAAGTAACAAATAATTTAACGAGAGTCCGATTATACCATTGGAATTAGATTGCTCTTTTGGATAGAAAGCAGTTAGTGATTTAAATCCAGCAGATTCTCCAGTTCCGTTTTGCCACTCTAATCCAAGCcagtaaaacaaacaaaaaagaaaaacaaattaatttcatCTAAAAAAGACTCTAAGATTTCCTCCTTCTTCGAATTCGAGTTTTACAAAAGTTTCATCGTTGAAGCTAGAAATACAATACTGGTATGATGTTGAAGAACTCAGAACACACCATAAAATGATCAGATAAAAAAACTAACTTGTGTAATTACATACAACACAATCAATTCAATTTTCTCAAACTATCATCAGTGCCTTTGTGTTGTAGTTGTGTATGTGCTTTATAGCCATTTTCTTCCCAAACACACAAATATATCAAATTGAGAGCAAGAATTAGTGTAATTTATAGCATACCAGCATGAAACCTAGAAATAGTTGGGTGTTCAAGTACAAAGTCACAGAGATCCAAACGCCTAGACATATAAGCACCTTTTTCATGCCTGTGAACCAAACCATCCAAAAGAAAACAGTTTCAATTGAAGTAGAGAAATGAACAACATATAAAGTCGAGAACGAAAGATAACATACACGTTAAATTTGTCAATAATAGAACCATCGTTGAGAATTTCGAAGTAAAACTCATGGCAAGGAGCTTAACTCAAAGCTGGAATCTTATACGGAACCGCTCTACCTCGAGAGTTTGGGGGTTTGAGTATCTGAGGAATGGAACAACGAAGGTGGTGACTGTGGTTCAGGTAGTGTGGTGGAATGGGACGGTGGCGATGGTTCGAGAAATGATGGATTGGCGGCGGAATCGGACGGTGGTGGTGGTTCGGGTTGTGACGAGGTGATGGAATCGGAGGGTGGAGGTGGTTCGGGGATGGATTGGGAGTAGAGGGAGGTTTGAGACTTTTGGGGTTGACACGGTGAAATTAAGAGCACAAAATGGAAATTAGGGTTCAATGAAAAGATAAAGAGAAACACAAATATTAACTTATATTATTTTACAAAATTTTTTACTTCTCCTATTTACACCCGTTATTAAAAAAAAGGAGTAATAAACActtgattaaattattattttttaatttacaccctattttacaAAAATAGGGTGTCTATGATTACTTGTCaatattaaaaatgatattttatttacgAATTTGCCATTGTGTgtcttatttacacccgtttttaatataatgggtgtaaatttaaaaaTTGTATTGTCATTTTTGCACTAGTGATTGCATTTCTACAACAAAAATTGTTGTTCCAACACCACTCCCACTCAATTatgtatttaaaaatttataaaaatttggTAGCAAATCCTTGGGATTTAGACTTGATTTAACTTTTACTAACTCCTATTAATTTTATTACTGAAAAATTCActattttcacgggtcactatcaccccaataccttttcaattttattcaacaaaatatttgtatatatttatAGTTATCATTGATATTTGTAATATTTCACTTCTAAAGAACCATTAAGATATATGTGCTCCTTTggtttgtactatattattcacattaagatatgaattacccgtgcggacgcacgggtcttctactagtttctTCTAAAAATAAGAATCATTGGCGCCAAGCGTGAGGGAATGCTAGACGTTTGGTAATTTCTTCAGGTAACAGAACCTAGTCATTCCAATGTTTCCTGCACTGTAGATGAGTTTGAAAAGAAACAGAAGATGCATATTATATTAGATAGTGAAATGTTTGTTCATAATTAGAATATAAATTGTACTTGTCTTTAAATCTTAATACACACCCCTCATGCAATTACACTGTGATAACAGTCGGTCGAATAACCCATGTGGTAAGtacaaaatgtttttatataCTAAGAGCTTATGAGCTTATTAGGACGTAATATCAGGACCTATTAGAAAGATTCTAACTAACTTACTGGGGTTTTTATTTCTGGATAAGTCTATTGAAGATGCTAATAAATTTTACCATAGTAGAATGAAAGTGAGAACTCTGAAATTTATGAAGCCTTGCGTGTTTGGTTCATGGAAGATTTTAACATTTTTACATGCAATTTTTTTGTTGCTTTTGATGGATGTGCAACCTTTTTGCTCTGTTTATACTTGTAGTAGCTTCTTTGAATCAAGGCTGCAACAAAGTGATTTACTTAAATGAACCAGAGTAGCCATACACCTCATGCTCATATCTATTTTGTTTCACGACATACACACCTCATGCTCATGTCTGTTTTTTTCATGGCATACTTGATTCCCTTATGTATAATGTGTTAGAAACTAAGAAGTTTCATTTTTTGTTTGCGGttatgtttttgttcttgttgtcTTGGTTTTTAATTGTGTAGGATTTAACTCTCGAGGATTTTCTAAGTGTCCTTTAACAAACACCATTTATGACTTgtgtattttgttttattttgttttatgtagAAATATACCAATGAAAATAATGGAAATGATGAATTATTTAAGTGAGCTATGTGAATGATGAATTTCAAGAGGACAATGTTGATGACGATTTCATAAGGACAACGTAAATGACAACGAGTTCTAAGACAAAGATGAATGAGTGGTTTTGCTAGGCTTCACTACAACAAATTTGTCCtttagcagcgcatctacgaaagcgcttttgggaaaagcgctgctataggttgcgcaaaaaacaaaaataaaaaacaagggaaaaatgCGCTGGcaaggggggtacgagagcgctttttagaaagcgctggttgtaacacccttctaaaccccacggaaattaatagaataattcagagtaaaacatgaaaacaagggtgccacgaTTCCGATTAaaaacaatttatcataaattcgttgtcatgctttcactaaggaacaattcatcataatacataaacatctcatgttaacacagcggaaaattcatcatacggataa is part of the Vicia villosa cultivar HV-30 ecotype Madison, WI linkage group LG2, Vvil1.0, whole genome shotgun sequence genome and encodes:
- the LOC131646208 gene encoding protein NLP1-like is translated as MEYGGGIVDVGGVFGTMVGGDQGDIIEELLGEGCWIEASENNMMAMQQTASTQQQHYMANNIPIGMGEGDHFNHHQVDQESGFVVGKRWWIGSRASQGPSTSVKERLVVDVGYLKEYTKNSSNNVLIHIWVPVLRRRSAILYL